From Quercus lobata isolate SW786 chromosome 11, ValleyOak3.0 Primary Assembly, whole genome shotgun sequence:
tctcaaactcttgctagttgcacacactacacaagttactctttgctaaacattgtctgttatttttgaaaaacatttcatcacatactcatgcattttgttcatcaatttcaatgctttgaggtgtccctaaaatgtgttttttttttttttttcaaaactatgttttttctcaaaattttgtgAGCTTCTAtttgtttcgattgatcgagtctgtttttcgatcaatcaaaattgtttttaaaaatttaagggAGCCTCTGTCTATTTCTATTAATCGAAAATTgtgaatcaggttttttaaaaaactgagTTTGACTTGTTCAAACTCACTTTTCataagtttttcaaacttttctctctctctctctctgatttggACAAGACTCATCatcaattttttgtcattttcctccggtctttttgcaaggtttttctctctctaagacGGTAAGTCCATTATACCCttctttttgcatttattttcatgttttcatgcatttattcatgcattttgttgggATTTTCGAACCtgttcaaaatttggggtttttgatgattcacgccacattttttaaaattgatcaatgggtttttgttctaggatgttataatcttgatcttgatggtttaatttgatcaatttgatgaattttgagaaattgaaatttctagggCTTGTATGTATctaaattggggattttgttcaattaggttcaaattgataaaattggCTTGTTGGATTGATGCATTTAATCATTATAAACTATATTCTATcttgtgtgatgatcaattgatcaatttttttcaaattgaacaagtggttctctaaaatttttggggtttttgttagaaactctatgctcaagtcaattttgtgaatttgaacttaatttcaCTACATTAaagcatgcatcatgacatttaattgttcatgcatcatatagattttttgttCTATACTTTTTTGTGCTAACCTGCAGTTTGCCCTTGGTTTTTCTATTATTCtgctttgtgtctttgtccttatcctagcactaTGCTTGGGAAGACTATAGCCCATAGGACAccctccacttcctctgagtctccctctaggagtgagttgtTTCGGAATGACTAAAGCAGAGAGGTTTATGAGAAGCTGAACAGTAAGAAAAAGATTTGGGTTGAGCGTtctgttgtgttagatgagcTTAATCCTGCCATTAGGGCAAACTTTGAGAGTAGAGGCTGGTTGTCTTTGTTGGaggtagatcatccaccccTGACCGCCCTGATCAGAaagttcttctcgaacctctcttgccacatctatgattccaacacccttgttaggagttggatacgagatgttgagttcaccattacccttAGGATAGTGGATGaagctcttggggttccggtcGTTAGGCAGCCTGTCTATCCTATGAAGAGTCTCCACCCCTTGATGACGTTATATTATACATCACTGGGtattctatccagtggggttctgatcctcagATCACATCCGCTGAGCTTACTAAGActacctatcttttctttaggatagcgtgtcattctttgtggcctatttcttatctccacaccatccctcttgagcaatgtgtgtttttgtacgcctttgtttctggtgcgtctattagttttcctcatctatttcttcgttctttgaatGAAGTTCATAGGAGTTCAACCATCGCTCATGctcttattcatcctattttcattcatatgattttgttgtttctcgGTTTAGTTGACTTCCTTGTTGGTGAGCTCATACATGTTATAGcccccataggtgccaccttcttTAGGCAGAGGattgctcacttgagagttggcTCTACGCGTCTTAGAGATAAGTCTTTTGGTGCTGtaccccctcctccctcttctacaggtgctgcTATGGCTGAGGCGTCTGGTGCTGCTGTTGTTGATGCTGAAGTTCCTCCATCGACTACTTCgaatgattcagacattcgacgtacgttggatcgtgtcttgaccgttcaggcgatTCATGGAAAAATTTTGGTGGACGTACTTGATGAGATCCATGCCTTGCAAgcagagttggcacagtttcaACGATACTcaccgccacctccttttgatgatggattttgattgccctttggcattccgtcacaaaaacgGGGAGTACATTTAGGACACTtgtagaggttttttttttaaggggagagttttttgtttgttggagtTTGTAGagattagattgtatctaggttaAGATCTAggttcttcacttttttttttggctcttgaTGTACTTTTGTTGGGCtattcatgatagggggagatacattttttttatatgttttttgtttcactacttattgatttatatttatgagttattcattgatatatgtctttattttgtgttgagtgaaatcaataatttattttgtttacttgtattttccacacatgtggTTATGcgttttgtttaagtgttttaggaaatatacaggttgattcaattgagctgctgtttacacttgcaactgatggatagtagttaggattggatttgttataatgggcaattttttgtaaagggcttttctttgtaaactttgagctttaagttgtgttttgacacggattgccaaagggggagtttgttaggttctaaagatttaggaactaatgtatttaaaactctaatgtgtattgttggcaaatcatgatcaaaacaagttgtttagtcttgtttagacttgctcaaagttgtgtcttttatataaagttggaatcgagttgtTGCAGAAGTATtagtgcatttcggcctggctcaatcgatcgaagaACAGGCTCTATTGATCGAATCTTGTGCataatgttttttctgcagatttttccaactcagccctaaccTATTAAAACGTgttgggttttatgttttgctctaagtataaaagggaaaccctaacCACATTTTTGTGTGGCTCTATTTTGCtctgtgtgtgaatctcttgtgagatctagaagtGGTTGTCTTCACatatgcttaggattatcaagaaggagatttgattgagagcttgatgatcattcagttgctgcactaaaaagtttaaagaaacacaagcgggtgtgcttgtacttgttggagaatccaagaaagaaggagtccgtggtctcagagcttgcacgtggtcatgtcagtaagtttctattggtgggtagcaataggatgttagtggtttaagtcactattgtaaaacttcgattctttcatagtgaatttAGGTTTtccttgagaatagttaggttaaattctccctaggtttttaccagtttggtttcctgggtcatcatattattgtgttatttatatttccactgttatgcatgatatgattttttgatggtgataacctagatctggaatttggactaagtaataacttggctaattaactaggttaatccaattgtgttttaagggatctaaaaactcacaaaagatattttattttaaatgattgTTTGCAAAACCCAAATTGGTTGTTTCAAACAAGGACAAAGTCCTCTAATACTTTGAGTAGAGTATTTTAGGGAAAAATTTAGTAGACAATGAAGGTGGTAAGGCTTGCACGCCAAAGGACTAGGAGGCATATGATTATATCAAGAAAAGGATAATGGTCAAGAAGATGTGTTCTATATACGTGGAATCCTTGAGTTATTTGATTGTGGAAGTAGTAGGGGTAACAAGTCTGATGACACACCACTTATTTGTGATCTGTGATACAGAGAGTTGTAAGAGAGCAGGACTTCACATGCAAATGCTATTGAATAGTTCTAGGAAAGTAGTTCATATGCTCAACGATTATGGCAAGCAACTCCACTTATAAATGCTATTTCTCACTTGGTTGTTGGGCTCAATGGTGATGTTGCTACTACAACTACTGTGAAAAAATTAGAGTCATCTTCATTCTAAATTGTCCACAAATGTCAGTAATTAACTAGGGCAGGCAGACGCATCGGCATCTGCTTACGTCTAAGTTCGCAGGTACTAGCTGTctaatacaaaaatttgattgtagttttgttttgttttttcttgacGTTTTTAATATGGGAGATATGAAAAGAATCTGAATATTCTTCTAAAAACCACCAaaacctaagttaatcactcaTCATAGTTTAATTACCCATATGTTGCTAAGGAAACTACACAGTAGTTTCAGCAAATTATTACTTAGTACTTATGAGGAAGCTTAAGTACTTCATATTACAATACTTAGTACAAACCTTGTAATTTACTTTATAGTAGTACAAATTAATTACTTCATATTACAATACTTAGTACAAACCTTGTAATTTACTTTATAGTAGTACAAATTAATTACTTAGTCATCTAAACTTCCATGCATGAGGAAGTTAAAGATTTAGTTAAGACCTCAGTTGGGAAAGGTCCCAGGCTTGACCAGCTTTCATACTGAATTTTTTAAGCCTTCCAAAGAACATGACAATGATGAGGATGAATTTTCCCTTAGTACTCCACCTTCCAACGAATCCATACCATGTGTCTACACAGAGGCTATTTGGTTTCAATTGCCGTTTGCAGCTGTATCCAGTGGTGAACCCAACATTCCCGTATGCACTAAACGTAACCAGAGAATCttaattagttattttataCAGCCTACAGGTGATCCAAAAAACAATTGAACTTCGTATATTGTTTGCTACTACTATAATTCCAAGGCCACTCTGTTTACCAAAGATTCCAATTCtaccttcaatttttttccgCTAAATTGTAAACTATGCCCCTTAAAGGTTGGGGCATTTAGATTTtacattctaaaattttagaatttagattttactctTGAAATTTGgggatatttggattttacatcatGACactttagaatttgaattttacccctTGTAGTTTGAGAGTATTACACCATAAAATTTGagagtatttggattttatatcctgaTATATTTTATCTcctaaaattctattttgtttgcATCAACAGCCCATTTGTCCATATTTTATGTTAAGTACAACATAAACTTGTCATGCATGTTTAGCTCATCCAATAAAATGATGCCACATCATTTTATTATGCCATGCATAGCAAGTTTGTATGGCACTTAACGGAAAATATAGACGGAGGAATTACTGATGCAAATGAAATAGACTTTCaggaggtaaaatccaaattctgaaacttcaagaagtaaaaaatccaaacattcccAAACTTTAgagggtaaaatctaaattctgaaactttagggtgtaaaatttaAACAGCGTCAAATTTCAAGAGGTAAAATCCATATTCTAAAATTTCGaggtgtaaaataaaaaaaaaaccctaaactttaAGGTATAGATAGTATAGTTTACAATTTagactctttttcttttttaaacatttatGTTTCTCTAATACTTTGTCACGTCAATTTTCTAATGTACTTTGTGTCTCATCCGAATGATTACATGCATAAGATCAGAAGATATGATATAATAAGAGAATAGTAAagaaagtaggaaaaaaaaaaatttatatacctTATTACTTCTATGGTGACGTTCAAAACATTGAAGTTGAGGGGGtcttcttccattttctttctctctgtgATACATATGAGAATAATGAAAATGGCTAAATAGGAGAGTTGTGAGAAGATTAGACACTCCATAAAAGTCTTCTTTCGATTTTGGCTTCGCTTCCCATTTTCTGGGAACTCCTCATGGACATGAACGTTTGGTGGAATGAACGTAGCATGTGGTGGGAGATTCCTATAAGATAAAAGTAAACTTAGCTGGTACCATAttaaaggggttttttttttttttttttttttttttttgggagtaaaTTTAATTAAGTTCATTCTACCTGACCTGGTATGCATGTgtgaagaaaattattttcatgatGAATAGTCACTGAAGATACCCATGATATAATGTCCACATAAGCAACTCTGAAACAAATCTTTTCACTTAAACAATTATAAGTGGAAATAAGGATAATTAATAATGCATGTTGGAGTCACTATTGAAACCCCACGGCATGGATAACAATTGtgggtcaaaactcaaaagcacAATTGCGAAGAGCCATAAGACTGACTTTAATGAAGTGGCAACTTATGCTTCGGGAACCTCAGCCCAAAAAACAACGAACATGACAGTGTCATTCCAAAAGGGATACTGATTAAGCAATTGTAGTCTAATCTTTGCTGTTAAAGTTtgatattattataatttgaattttgttaatggatctcctaaaaacatatatttataaaatatttttaaaagctttTTATGGATaggagaaaaaatattttaattttttttaacagtattttatattttaatgtgGTAACCAATTAATAtcagaaaaattatataatacttcaaaaatacaataaatgcGTAATATCTCCTTACGTATAATGAAAtctaatatgaatttaattagtaagatTCATTATCATATGAGATGATGAAGTACACTTTTATTGTATTcttaaagaataattattataattgttctttttttttctttttttcttttttccctgaGAAGActacaaaattgattttgaGGGTAGGTATTTGGGGTACAATAAACTTTTGTATAATTGTCAAATCTAATGAATGGCGATCATAATTTATAATCAGATGGAATATTGATTCTTTAGTCAAAACTGGCTTAGCCAATAAAAGTTATAAAAGGGTATATGCCAAAACGTCTGGTGTGACTAGCCACTAAGAACCATTTCCTTGTAATCTCTTAACATTATTATCCCAATCATGCATTTACGTACAGTCTCTTAACTTTCTTACCCCAATCATGCATTTACAGTGACACTCTCTTAACATTATTTCTCTTGAAATGGAGAGtctattttacaaatggagaaGATGTCAATACCCTTGACATGGAAATAAAGAACAATTAGAGTAACCGAGAGAGAATGTAAGACAAACTCACATACATCATTACGACGAAGAGAACCAGAATTGCTGAGGAGATGCCGGAGAGATCAACTACTGATTCACCAGTATGCCGCGAGTTCACAGTTTGAAACAACGAGCCAACGACTTTCTGATACAAATTCAGACCCTCCATGACTTGTGAATTCCACTCCATGGAGCAAAACAGTATAAACTGTATCAATATGAACCCGAAAACAGTCATAGCTAGAAGCAAAGCGTGATGACCAGAGAGCAAATGACCATAGCCCATATCTCTATAATTCATCAATATATATCTGAATTCCTCACGCTTGGTTGTTTTCTTTAAGACCCAGATCATGGCTAACAAGCATGGGGGGTACAAAGTGTTCCCCATAAGGATTTGTGGAATGAGAAGTAGTAGGAGACCTGAATTCTTCTTGAAAACTATCATGTTCTCATTTGTTGGGACAAAACCACAATTTGTGAAAGTTGAAACAGTTGTGAAGACAGAAAAGGTCAGTGTTTCTAGGCCCTTGTCTTTGAGTGCCTTCCTCGCACTCGGAACAAAATTTACATACAATGAAACAAGACTAGAACCAATTAGATGAACCACAAATAGATAACCCAAAACCACATATCCCAAAACCTTCATGGAGCTATAATTAAGACTACCATTCTCAATAATATTATTGATGTCTGGTTTCTCTTTTTCTACATCAAGTTCAATTTTATTGTCAGAATCAGTATGGTCGGGAAAATAGTGGCTGAGTTTAACACTGTTTTGGTCACTACTTGGACAATTTTTGGAGAACTTGGACCTTGTAAATTGGAATCCAAGAAAGGAAGTGAATACCTCTCCACCAACGAACATTAAGATTGTCATAATAATGAGTTGGGTATTGGAAAAAACCT
This genomic window contains:
- the LOC115966363 gene encoding sodium transporter HKT1-like, with the protein product MINSSCLGQKLEIFFSFSRKKLSCFNQFFSCQIRSFFHFFLFHVSPFWIQLSYFIIVSLFGHLALMVSKPRTAWFRPKDFDMFFTSVSATTVSSMSTIEMEVFSNTQLIIMTILMFVGGEVFTSFLGFQFTRSKFSKNCPSSDQNSVKLSHYFPDHTDSDNKIELDVEKEKPDINNIIENGSLNYSSMKVLGYVVLGYLFVVHLIGSSLVSLYVNFVPSARKALKDKGLETLTFSVFTTVSTFTNCGFVPTNENMIVFKKNSGLLLLLIPQILMGNTLYPPCLLAMIWVLKKTTKREEFRYILMNYRDMGYGHLLSGHHALLLAMTVFGFILIQFILFCSMEWNSQVMEGLNLYQKVVGSLFQTVNSRHTGESVVDLSGISSAILVLFVVMMNLPPHATFIPPNVHVHEEFPENGKRSQNRKKTFMECLIFSQLSYLAIFIILICITERKKMEEDPLNFNVLNVTIEVISAYGNVGFTTGYSCKRQLKPNSLCVDTWYGFVGRWSTKGKFILIIVMFFGRLKKFSMKAGQAWDLSQLRS